The Plasmodium berghei ANKA genome assembly, chromosome: 5 genomic sequence cattatttttttaacctctctaatttgttatatatatatgtacataaaaTACTATATGTATTTCtcaaaaaagaaattattttatattaaaaaaataataaccttaattattataaaaaactCAATATTTCCTATATCCATTTTATTTCCcctttaaaattattactataatgacaatatatatattattttttttactacgATTTTTAGGAAAACTAGTAATTGTTAGCAGCAACTGCCCACCTATCCAAAGAAGTGTAATCGAATATTATGCAATGCTTTCAAAGTGCGGCGTTCATGATTATCATGGCgataataatgatttagGAACAGCATGTGGTAAATTATTTCGAATAAGTTGTTTAGTCATAACT encodes the following:
- a CDS encoding 60S ribosomal protein L30e, putative, with translation MAKKAKKSVGDNINSKLQLVMKSGKYQFGRKSCLKALRTGKGKLVIVSSNCPPIQRSVIEYYAMLSKCGVHDYHGDNNDLGTACGKLFRISCLVITDVGDSDIIKTNE